The following are from one region of the Deltaproteobacteria bacterium genome:
- a CDS encoding toll/interleukin-1 receptor domain-containing protein, with protein MANEEHLAILRQGVEVWNKWREDNPDIRPDLEEADFAGADLSEIDLGNAYLLKANLKGANLFKAYLHHAYLSEADLTGANLCEANLAESDLVGAYANGADFADAELRHAEIWDANFSGADLSCASLFSSDLGYTNFSKANLRQADISKADLHFTDLGGAKLCEANFEEANLNLTNLRGADLENANLQYADLGRADLRLANLKGADLRNARLNGAALLTTCFENVKLAWTSFSFMDLRQAKGLDTAFHFAPSHVDIHTLYRSEGEIPEAFLKGAGIGSKFISRIPSSFSGKPVRAYSCFICHSSKDRDFLEKLRSDLYANAFECWLELSPKEDGPWRAIEMEEMATRFDKLLLVLSDTSLGENWIDGQLLGLIREDEDRNNRRKLFSIRLADEDAVGAWKCDDRGKDMAAWVREGAIHDFSTWKDHGSYTRAFDRLLKDLQAEPKTNPIINEDLTGYQGG; from the coding sequence ATGGCAAACGAAGAACATCTCGCAATACTCAGGCAGGGCGTCGAGGTCTGGAATAAATGGCGGGAGGACAACCCTGATATAAGGCCGGATCTTGAGGAGGCTGATTTTGCCGGAGCCGACCTGTCCGAAATTGATCTCGGCAACGCATACCTGTTAAAAGCCAACCTGAAGGGGGCGAATCTCTTCAAAGCCTACCTCCATCATGCTTATCTCAGCGAGGCGGACCTTACGGGGGCCAACCTTTGCGAAGCAAACCTTGCCGAATCGGATTTGGTGGGGGCTTATGCCAATGGGGCGGACTTCGCCGATGCGGAACTTAGGCATGCCGAGATTTGGGATGCGAACTTCAGCGGGGCGGATCTAAGTTGTGCGTCGCTTTTTAGTTCAGACCTTGGTTATACAAACTTTAGCAAGGCAAACTTGCGGCAAGCGGACATCAGTAAAGCAGACCTCCATTTTACAGATCTTGGAGGAGCCAAGCTTTGCGAGGCGAATTTTGAGGAAGCGAACCTTAACCTGACGAACCTGCGCGGGGCGGATCTTGAAAACGCAAACCTGCAATATGCCGATTTGGGCCGGGCTGACCTGCGCCTTGCAAACCTCAAAGGGGCCGACCTCCGCAATGCAAGGCTGAACGGGGCGGCATTGTTAACCACATGTTTCGAAAACGTGAAACTTGCCTGGACCTCCTTTTCATTCATGGACTTAAGACAGGCCAAGGGTCTTGATACCGCCTTCCATTTCGCTCCCTCCCATGTGGACATCCACACCCTGTATCGTTCAGAAGGCGAGATTCCCGAAGCCTTTTTGAAGGGCGCGGGAATCGGCTCCAAATTCATATCCCGCATCCCGTCAAGTTTTTCGGGCAAGCCGGTCCGGGCTTATTCCTGCTTCATCTGTCACTCCAGCAAGGACAGGGATTTTTTGGAAAAACTGCGGTCCGATCTTTACGCAAACGCTTTTGAATGCTGGCTGGAGCTTTCGCCCAAGGAAGACGGGCCTTGGCGCGCTATAGAAATGGAGGAGATGGCAACCCGCTTCGACAAGCTGTTGCTCGTTCTTTCGGATACCAGCCTTGGCGAAAATTGGATCGATGGTCAGCTCCTCGGCCTGATCCGCGAGGATGAGGACAGAAATAATCGCCGCAAGCTCTTCTCAATCCGGCTGGCGGACGAGGATGCGGTTGGTGCCTGGAAATGCGATGACAGAGGAAAGGACATGGCCGCCTGGGTCCGTGAGGGGGCCATCCACGATTTTTCAACCTGGAAGGACCACGGATCTTATACGAGGGCCTTTGACAGACTTTTAAAAGACCTTCAGGCCGAACCCAAGACCAATCCGATAATAAATGAAGATTTAACGGGCTATCAAGGCGGGTAA